A stretch of Henckelia pumila isolate YLH828 chromosome 4, ASM3356847v2, whole genome shotgun sequence DNA encodes these proteins:
- the LOC140866623 gene encoding uncharacterized protein produces MSFPNLSIFTMPKHSIIFIIIPFFFFFIFSVDSATFPGDIAALIAFKSAVKPSSIPPTSCLATWNFSRDPCSVPRTTHFICGVTCSSASRVIQLTLDSQSYAGTLTPLVSKLTHLITLDLSDNSFSGAIPSSISYLPSLKSLILRANFFVGSIPSSLKNLKSLETLDVSRNSLSGTLPDMTSLTGLANLDLSYNNLTGNLPLILPQNLKELAMKSNSLSGYLSASSFSGLALLMVLELSDNFFSGTLDSWLFLLPSLQQVNLSNNSFTTIAVAKPPSGFGSDLVAVDLSLNKIEGLLPVNLTEYPMLGSLALSHNHFRGPIPERFSRMESLQRLYLDGNYLNGSPPARLFAGGGPVSGSLGDNCLENCPVNSELCWKVQKPKSVCQQAYGVS; encoded by the coding sequence ATGTCATTCCCAAATCTCTCCATTTTCACCATGCCCAAACATTCTATCATATTCATAATCAtccctttcttcttcttcttcatcttctcCGTCGACTCCGCCACCTTCCCGGGAGACATCGCCGCCCTTATCGCCTTCAAGTCCGCCGTCAAACCATCCTCCATCCCGCCCACCTCCTGCCTCGCCACCTGGAACTTCTCCAGAGACCCATGCTCCGTCCCCAGAACCACCCACTTCATCTGCGGCGTCACCTGCTCCTCCGCCAGCCGAGTCATCCAGCTCACCCTCGATTCCCAATCCTACGCCGGAACTCTCACCCCTCTCGTCTCCAAGCTCACGCACCTCATCACGCTCGACCTCAGCGACAACTCTTTCTCCGGCGCCATTCCCTCCTCCATTTCTTATCTTCCCAGCTTGAAAAGTTTGATCCTTCGAGCTAATTTCTTCGTGGGTTCCATCCCTTCTTCCCTCAAAAACCTTAAATCCCTCGAAACCCTGGATGTTTCCCGCAACTCGCTCTCCGGCACGTTGCCGGATATGACTTCGCTCACCGGGTTAGCCAACCTCGACCTCAGCTACAACAATCTCACAGGAAATCTCCCCCTAATTCTTCCgcagaacctcaaggaactagCTATGAAATCCAATTCACTTTCCGGGTATTTATCCGCGTCTTCTTTCTCCGGACTGGCCTTGTTGATGGTGCTGGAGCTGAGTGATAACTTCTTCTCCGGGACGCTGGATTCTTGGCTCTTCCTCCTGCCTTCTTTGCAGCAAGTAAATTTATCGAACAATTCTTTCACCACCATCGCCGTCGCCAAGCCTCCGTCGGGATTCGGCAGCGATCTGGTGGCCGTCGATTTGAGTCTCAACAAAATCGAGGGGCTTCTGCCGGTGAATTTAACGGAATACCCGATGCTGGGGTCGCTGGCATTGAGTCACAACCATTTCAGAGGGCCGATTCCCGAGCGGTTCAGCAGGATGGAATCTCTGCAGAGGCTGTATTTAGACGGGAACTATTTGAATGGGTCGCCGCCGGCGAGGCTGTTCGCGGGCGGCGGGCCGGTTTCCGGCAGTCTGGGGGATAATTGCCTGGAGAATTGCCCGGTGAATTCGGAACTATGCTGGAAAGTACAGAAACCAAAGTCAGTGTGCCAGCAGGCTTATGGTGTCAGTTAA